The window ACCATTGAATTGGTACTCGAATCCATACTTATCAATACAATAACATTATCTAATTAACTCAAATGGTAATCATGTGAGGCTATGTATAGTCTTTTTGTTATGAGATCTCTTTGCTTCTTATGGATTTTTTTCCTCCGGCTTGCAGGACAGAAAAGCTCTACCGAACGGTCCTGTAGTCATTTCACCAGACGGGTTGTTCCCAGCATTGTACCGTAAAGGTATTAATCTTAATACCTTGAAGATTCATTAGTAGCATGTTAATGTTTCTGTTACTTGATAATAAGtatctcttttttctttctttttttaactcATGTACTTTATAACTACCTTGCAGTGATAAGAAGAGCACCTCATGAATTCAAGATCGCATGTTTGGAGGTAAAAGTTTATCTTTGACATAAGAGAGAACGGTTAATCCAGCGGCATGTGTTTAGATAAGAACAAGTTTAGAAATATAATGATGTGCAGGATATCAAGAAGCTTTTCCCAGAGCACTATAACCCGTTCTACGCTGGATATGGAAACAGAGACACTGATGAGCTGAGTTACAGCAAAGTCGGAATCCCCAAGGGAAAGATATTCATAATCAACCCAAAGGTAATCAAATTTTCTTGATAATCTGACATGCATTATTGATTGTTTGTTTGAACCTACTGAGAGAGACTGTGTTTTATAAAATTGACCAGGGAGAGGTAGCAACAGGACATCGAGTAGATGTCAAGAAGTCTTAAACATCACTTCATTACTCATTTTAATTGATAGTTGTGAACTCCATCTGActaaaaaaattggtttaggGTGGCTCAAAACCAAGAGGTTTCTGCTATGGTCAATGCATCTGAGGTGACAGGTCAAGATGCTAACCATTCGTGAGATCTTGCCTTATTGAGAAGGAAatgaaattaacaaaaactaaTACGTATGTGTttactttttattaatatatatgcaaATCACAGCACATCAATCTCTCAAAACTAGaggaaatatataattaataaaataaaataatttgtttatataGTATAGAAATAATCTGAATGAAGATAATcagaatgaaaaaaagaaaacataaatcaaaactaaactgTTGCTACGAAGACCAATTTCACCCCACTTATTTATATCCAACAAAAATAACATATTACAGTATTCCAACCAACTAAACCATTATATTACTTTCTTCCACGTGTATTTAAAAACTTGATACAGATCTGTGCAGTGCACAGAGttaaatttgatgttttaatttcatgaaaacataaaaaatgattttttcacATTAGTTCTTGGATTTTTCAGTATATATCAGCATAAGACTTATTTTAGTAATAACAATCTATTTCCTTACATAAATTGTGATTAGTATTTATATTTCAAGATTTATGGTGTTCTAAAatagtatattattttttatatttatttaacttttaaatatttttcaaaatattattagttaattgaAACATATAGAATTGTAaactctctttattttttatatttcttaagacaaattaaaaacaacaaTTCAAACTATTAATGTTACACGACACTAATCAATATGTATTATTGATAGTCAGctaaatatcaaatatattgcaAGACAAACATCAAATTTGTTTACTTTAGCATCAATGGTgtgattataaaattattttttaattatctttatatatatatttttaaattttaatgcatatcacaatcttaaatatataattcatatcatttttaaaaacattatcttttctttttaatttttagaaatgaaaattggtattaaataaattattttacgaATATTTTTTAAGGATATTTAAAAaggaatttttatttaaataatactattatataattttaaaatttattttttactattaaataatttttacaattaattattccaaaattaattgaaatattaattttaaatatattagtatgtatattttaatcatGAGGTAtcttaacacatgtcacaatattaaaaggaaaattattatcatttaatattttgcaattatattttgtttagtgttttgaaaatgcaaaattacaattaaataatatttttataataacttcttaaaaaatgtttttgttattatcttattatatattttgaactaTGAGATATTTTTTACACATAtcacaatcttaaatatataattgtcatGTGCCAGCATCATATTAATTAGcgattttaaaaaacaatactttatataataagatatgaacttatataatatatcttatataagTGTCAGAGTTTTCAAAATTTGCCGTATTTTACGAAGATTGTAGCCTAAAGACAAATGAATtgagattataaaaaaaacaattatccAATGTTTCACCaactaattgataaataattttttaaaaaaatgattttattattatgttGTAGATAACAAAATATATGAGTTTGACAACACAATTACTCTTatataatttttggtaaatGAATTAAGTATTGTATGTAACACCAACATCTTCAATGATTTGTTAAGTAAAATCTAACATTTAATTTCTTTCTTACAAACTTTTCtaaacaatttaaatatatgtagaataaattaataagatacaatccgcgcgtagcgcggaaaaaaATCTAGTACTGTATAAGTATTTAATATGGATTTATTTTAGTACTCcaatattttattagaaattattttttacgaaaattggACACCTAAAACCACATATCATGATTAGATAACAAAATCATGGATTTAAAGCCATATATATGGATTTTTTGGATACATCCCAATGTAACTTACAAGCATTGATGACAACAGACAATAGGATTGACTGAAAAGGGTTGTAGCTTTATGTTTCTCACTTTAAAAATTAGACAGTAATTTTTTAGCTCTGGCTTTAATATTTtgttgtaaatttatttttaaagaaaattgaaAGAACTAAGCAAAAGCTTATAGAGAATTGATTTCCAGagctaacatatttttttttgctatttttgctatagattattttaaaaaaatctaaagcattaaactttacaaaaatggcttttgaaagaaaaatggTCTTCTACACATCTACCGCCTTTCCCAATCAACATCAATAACTCTAGTAACATTGTTtagaattgatataatgatattataaaattataagaatTTAGGATTAAAAACTATTATTCATTTCATAAACACAATGACAAGTTACATAGTCGTACATATTAAAGAATTAGTTTTAACTACAGCATTTATTAGTAATATACCTATTCTATtgcaaattaaatattatttaaattttccacacagattaaaaaatagttaaattttagttttactttTATATGATGTATTACAaaccataaaattaaaaataactagCTAAATATATAACAACAAACAATTCATTAAACATATTATCAAGCGGatgaaaaaaaacatatgatcaagttataatttttttaatatatacaaaattaaatacatatatgtccaatttaatttcattttttaaagtaaaattctaaaatctaaccctaaaatacaaatgatgctacaacatatgttacccAACCCAAAACTAAAGACATTCATGACTTACAACCTATATTCACTTTACATCATTTGAAATGTTTAAACTTACATGATTTTTTtcccacaatttttttttataaatttataaattatttttaagttatatTACATGAAAAGACTTCTTTGAAGTCTTCGCTTCCTTGGGAATCTTCTCACATAATACTTCACAAACCACATAAAATTTCACGGGATTATATTCGTAAAATgcatacatattttttatttgaacatAAAAGGttgtttataattattttactagaatttttg is drawn from Brassica rapa cultivar Chiifu-401-42 chromosome A05, CAAS_Brap_v3.01, whole genome shotgun sequence and contains these coding sequences:
- the LOC103869480 gene encoding phosphatidate phosphatase PAH1 isoform X1, with product MRSNSCLCKIQFVIMDLTLCFALYFFQESGYQLLFLSAPAIVQAYLTRSFLNNLKQDRKALPNGPVVISPDGLFPALYRKVIRRAPHEFKIACLEDIKKLFPEHYNPFYAGYGNRDTDELSYSKVGIPKGKIFIINPKGEVATGHRVDVKKS
- the LOC103869480 gene encoding phosphatidate phosphatase PAH1 isoform X2 — protein: MPLVGRAWTQSGVARLFSAIKESGYQLLFLSAPAIVQAYLTRSFLNNLKQDRKALPNGPVVISPDGLFPALYRKVIRRAPHEFKIACLEDIKKLFPEHYNPFYAGYGNRDTDELSYSKVGIPKGKIFIINPKGEVATGHRVDVKKS